Proteins co-encoded in one Spirosoma endbachense genomic window:
- a CDS encoding sodium:solute symporter, protein MKNLPLFDLAIIAAYLVAMVLVGLYFARKNHSAAQFTKASGLIPGWATGLSIYATFLSSNTFLGVPGKAFGGNWNSFVFSLSMPLAAYMAARFFVPFYRRTGEISAYTHLEHRFGPWARTYAVVCFLLTQLARMGSIFLGIALSLQALTGYSMQMIMIVMGVCIIFYTVLGGMEAVIWTEVVQAVIKTFGALLILYLIVEEMPGGVSEIVTIGKANDKFSLGSYSLDFTQSTFWVVLLYGFFINLNNFGMDQNYIQRYHTTASEKEASKSLWLCVWLYVPASLLFFVIGSCLFAYYQLHPEFIEAIKQKVALDRLPATASAAEVSRLIATLQPADYGDKVMPHFMVTKVPPGLMGLIVSAILSAAMSTISSGMNASATVFTEDIYKRYVNAHVSDRKLLTLLHLTTVVVGLLGLGTGLAMIGVKSILDAWWTLSGIFAAGMLGLFLLGLISRQTKSHEALTATAIGVLVILWMTFSSNLPDEYSYLRNPLHSNMIIVVGTLTIFLTGLVLTKRKGHRPESTRKISSVPQ, encoded by the coding sequence ATGAAAAACCTGCCCTTATTTGATCTTGCCATTATTGCCGCTTACCTCGTAGCGATGGTTTTAGTTGGGCTTTATTTCGCCCGCAAAAACCACAGTGCCGCTCAATTCACGAAAGCATCGGGCCTGATTCCGGGTTGGGCGACGGGTCTGTCCATCTACGCTACGTTCCTGAGCAGCAATACGTTTCTTGGCGTTCCGGGCAAAGCATTTGGTGGCAACTGGAATTCATTTGTCTTTAGTTTATCGATGCCATTGGCCGCTTACATGGCCGCCCGCTTTTTTGTGCCGTTCTACCGTCGTACCGGCGAAATTTCGGCCTATACGCACCTCGAGCATCGATTTGGCCCCTGGGCCAGAACCTACGCCGTTGTTTGTTTTCTGCTCACCCAACTGGCCCGGATGGGGTCGATTTTTCTGGGAATTGCTCTGAGTTTACAGGCCCTGACGGGTTATTCGATGCAAATGATCATGATCGTGATGGGCGTTTGCATTATCTTCTACACCGTTTTGGGCGGCATGGAAGCCGTTATCTGGACGGAGGTTGTGCAGGCGGTCATTAAAACCTTTGGCGCACTCCTGATCCTTTACCTGATTGTTGAGGAAATGCCGGGAGGAGTGTCCGAGATCGTAACCATCGGCAAAGCCAACGACAAATTCAGCCTGGGTAGTTATTCCCTCGATTTTACCCAGTCGACGTTCTGGGTCGTGTTGCTCTATGGCTTCTTCATCAACCTGAATAATTTTGGTATGGATCAGAATTATATCCAGCGTTATCATACAACGGCTTCCGAGAAAGAAGCATCGAAGTCGCTGTGGCTCTGCGTGTGGTTGTATGTACCGGCCTCGTTGCTGTTTTTTGTGATTGGCTCCTGTCTGTTTGCCTACTACCAGCTGCACCCCGAATTTATTGAAGCCATTAAGCAAAAAGTGGCGCTGGATCGTTTGCCCGCAACGGCGTCGGCGGCCGAAGTTTCCCGATTGATAGCGACCTTACAACCCGCTGATTATGGCGATAAAGTGATGCCTCATTTTATGGTGACCAAAGTGCCGCCGGGCCTGATGGGACTGATCGTGTCAGCAATTCTGTCGGCAGCCATGAGTACGATCAGTTCGGGAATGAACGCATCGGCCACCGTATTTACCGAAGATATTTACAAACGATACGTCAATGCTCACGTATCGGATCGGAAACTGCTCACCCTGTTGCACCTGACAACGGTAGTGGTTGGTTTACTGGGCCTGGGAACAGGGCTGGCCATGATCGGTGTCAAAAGCATTCTGGACGCCTGGTGGACCTTATCCGGCATTTTTGCGGCTGGCATGCTTGGCCTCTTTTTGCTGGGTCTGATCAGCCGACAGACCAAAAGCCACGAAGCCCTGACGGCCACCGCTATTGGCGTTCTGGTCATTCTCTGGATGACCTTTTCGAGTAATCTCCCCGATGAATACAGCTACCTCCGCAATCCGCTTCACAGTAACATGATTATTGTGGTGGGTACGCTTACCATATTTCTGACGGGATTAGTATTGACAAAACGTAAAGGCCATCGGCCCGAATCAACCCGCAAAATTTCGTCTGTACCCCAATGA
- a CDS encoding MGH1-like glycoside hydrolase domain-containing protein: MKSIQHYIVILTLCLLQTTLCRAQSANVLSTDNLRQYVSLFNTIDQEEAVKNYVPNDQSFEWLAKNIPLFDCPDSALREIYYYRWWAFRKHLKETPEGYIFTEFITKMNHAGKYNAISSALGHHIYEGRWLHNPQYIDDYISFWLYVDPKHTVQRFHAFSSWVDDAVYNRYLVNLDKPFIQKNLLALDADYRKWQQEKQLSEGLFWQFDVRDAMEESISGSRKEKNRRPTINSYMYGNAKALAEMAALVKNDTLQRRYQRQAAELKKLTLDSLWNKDDLFFEVKHENGSFAKAREAIGFIPWYFNLPDDKAEYARQWDQLTDTTGFDAPWGITTAERRHPLFRTHGSGHGCEWDGPVWPFATTQTLKGLANLLTDYRNQGRMTNSVFYDELQKYTRSHTMNGHLYLGEYQDEKTGEWLKGDNPRSKFYNHSGFADLIISDLIGLKPRADNALEIHPLIPEGKWDWFCLDNVLYHGKILTILFDKTGTHYGKGKGFIVFSDGKPVLKREKPAPVTIRKF, encoded by the coding sequence ATGAAGTCAATTCAGCATTACATAGTCATCCTGACCCTATGCCTCCTGCAAACAACCCTTTGCCGGGCACAGTCGGCCAATGTGCTGTCTACAGATAATCTCAGGCAATACGTCAGCCTGTTTAACACCATCGATCAGGAAGAGGCCGTAAAAAACTACGTGCCAAATGACCAGTCATTTGAGTGGCTTGCCAAAAATATTCCACTTTTCGACTGTCCCGATTCGGCCTTGCGGGAGATCTACTACTACCGCTGGTGGGCCTTTCGGAAGCATCTGAAAGAAACGCCGGAGGGGTATATCTTCACGGAGTTTATTACGAAAATGAACCATGCTGGTAAATACAACGCCATCAGCAGTGCATTGGGTCATCATATTTACGAAGGTCGCTGGCTACACAATCCGCAGTATATCGACGATTACATTTCGTTCTGGCTCTATGTCGATCCGAAACATACGGTCCAGCGATTTCATGCGTTCAGCAGCTGGGTAGACGATGCGGTCTATAACCGCTACCTCGTCAATCTGGACAAGCCTTTTATCCAGAAAAACCTGCTGGCTTTAGACGCTGACTACCGCAAATGGCAGCAGGAAAAACAGCTATCGGAAGGTCTGTTCTGGCAATTTGACGTACGCGATGCGATGGAAGAATCAATCAGCGGATCGCGGAAAGAGAAAAACCGCCGACCTACCATTAACAGCTACATGTACGGCAATGCCAAAGCGTTAGCGGAAATGGCTGCGTTGGTTAAGAACGATACGCTTCAACGGCGGTATCAACGGCAGGCTGCTGAACTGAAAAAGCTGACACTCGACAGTTTGTGGAACAAGGACGACCTTTTTTTTGAAGTAAAGCATGAAAATGGCAGCTTTGCCAAAGCCCGCGAAGCCATTGGATTTATTCCCTGGTATTTTAACCTGCCCGACGACAAAGCGGAGTATGCCCGTCAATGGGATCAACTGACCGATACAACGGGTTTCGATGCTCCCTGGGGCATCACGACGGCCGAACGAAGGCACCCGCTTTTCCGAACACATGGGTCTGGGCATGGGTGCGAGTGGGATGGACCTGTCTGGCCGTTTGCCACCACGCAAACCCTGAAAGGACTGGCCAACCTGCTCACGGATTACAGAAACCAGGGCCGAATGACAAATTCCGTTTTTTACGATGAGTTGCAGAAATACACCCGGTCGCATACCATGAACGGCCATTTGTATCTGGGCGAATATCAGGACGAAAAAACGGGTGAATGGCTCAAAGGCGATAACCCAAGGAGTAAATTTTACAATCATTCGGGCTTTGCCGATTTAATTATCAGTGACCTGATCGGTTTGAAACCACGCGCCGACAATGCGCTGGAAATCCATCCGCTAATTCCTGAGGGTAAATGGGATTGGTTTTGCCTCGACAATGTTCTGTATCACGGAAAAATTCTAACCATCCTGTTCGATAAAACCGGAACCCATTACGGAAAAGGCAAAGGCTTCATAGTCTTTTCTGATGGGAAACCAGTACTAAAGAGAGAAAAGCCAGCGCCAGTAACGATTCGAAAGTTCTAG
- a CDS encoding dihydrodipicolinate synthase family protein — MTNTIVKTSSKGFIPVMLTPFTDSGAIDFDTLTRLTEFYLEAGAAGLFANCLSSEMFELTEAERLAIIAHVIKTTNGAVPVVATGTFGGPIQQQADFVKRVNDTGTDAVILITGLLADETDSDDVFNERVYQLLDQTDSIPVGFYECPVPYKRLLSPRQLQQFVATGRVIYHKDTCLDLQQIKEKLRLASGPGFGLYDAYMVHAVESLKAGSAGLSCIQGNYFPELIVWICQNYDNADQQEEVAMVQQFLIDHMDVMHNVYPIVSKYFLQLRGFDISTFTRRNVGTFTPDIAQQVDGLFAAYTRLQEQLALRVA, encoded by the coding sequence ATGACCAATACCATCGTGAAAACATCTTCGAAAGGCTTTATTCCTGTCATGCTTACGCCATTTACCGACAGTGGCGCTATTGATTTCGATACCCTTACCCGGCTGACAGAGTTTTATCTGGAAGCGGGCGCGGCTGGTCTCTTTGCCAATTGCCTGTCGAGCGAAATGTTTGAATTGACCGAAGCCGAGCGACTGGCGATCATTGCTCATGTAATAAAAACCACGAATGGCGCGGTGCCCGTTGTGGCTACGGGCACTTTCGGCGGACCTATTCAGCAACAGGCTGATTTTGTTAAGCGCGTAAACGATACGGGTACTGACGCCGTCATTCTGATCACGGGCCTGCTGGCCGATGAAACCGATTCCGACGATGTATTCAATGAGCGGGTTTATCAGCTATTAGATCAGACTGACAGCATTCCGGTTGGTTTTTATGAATGCCCTGTTCCCTACAAGCGCCTGCTTTCGCCCCGGCAGCTTCAGCAATTTGTGGCGACCGGACGTGTTATTTACCATAAGGATACCTGTCTGGACCTGCAACAGATCAAGGAAAAACTGCGACTGGCATCCGGCCCCGGTTTCGGGCTTTATGATGCCTACATGGTTCATGCTGTAGAGTCGCTGAAAGCCGGTTCGGCGGGCCTTTCCTGTATTCAGGGTAATTACTTTCCGGAACTCATCGTCTGGATCTGCCAAAACTACGATAATGCCGATCAACAGGAGGAAGTCGCTATGGTTCAGCAGTTTCTGATCGATCATATGGATGTCATGCACAATGTCTATCCGATTGTCTCAAAATACTTTTTGCAGCTCCGGGGATTCGATATTTCGACCTTTACCCGGCGGAATGTGGGCACGTTTACGCCGGATATAGCCCAGCAGGTCGACGGCTTATTTGCGGCCTATACGCGTTTGCAGGAGCAACTGGCGTTGCGAGTTGCCTAG
- a CDS encoding glycoside hydrolase family 2 TIM barrel-domain containing protein encodes MLYKVIAFCLLIPVIGNAQLVDKTPAAIPNQPRIYQTEPYEDPLVSGINRDASRATAYSFATVNDALSVNRDKTSRYLSLNGEWDFAFSLKPADAPSDFYTKRVSGWKKIPVPSSWEMQGYDKPIYKSAVYPFRPVNPPHVPQDYNGVGCYQRTFTVPADWSNMNVTLHFGGVSSAYKVWLNGKFVGYAEDSFLSSEFNITPYLQKGENVLSVWVIRWSDGSFLEDQDQWRMSGIHREVMLMAEPKLRIADFFYQTKLDGDYKDALLSIRPRIENLTGNEVPGYQLKAQLYTKQNEPVFEKPLQTSVESIINEIYPRLDNAKFGILEAKLKNPAKWSDEEPNLYTLVLSLEDSTGKLLEAKSCKLGFRSIEFSKADSKLLINGKKTYLYGVNRPDHHPTKGKALTREDLLQDVLTIKRFNFNCIRTSHYPSDPYLYDLCDEFGILVIDEANLETHGLGSKLSNDALWTGAYLERSSRMALRDKNHPSIIFWSLGNEAGRGPNHAAMAAWIHDFDITRPVHYEPAMGSPAMAGYMDNKDPRYLKPNDHSHRIQNPQDQYYVDMVSRMYPAMYTPELLANQANGDTRPIFFCEYAHAMGNSVGNIREFWDLFRQTKRIIGGCIWEFKDQGLLKKDEQGMPFFAYGGDFGEKYFDNFTIKGVVAADGRPKAAMYECKRVFQGIESEWQDAQKGLMHITNRHAVKNASAYSGQISIREDGRVIVTQPLPILNLAAGHDTVINISAFLPKQKNGSEYLADIQFSLAADESWAVKGFDVASNQLPIPQTSTEPTRKPSGAVVSLSEDGKIYTVKGDGFAVEINKINGALTSYKVAGKEQIFSPLLPHFSRPLTDNDKRGWKPQRKLKPWYDPQLTLKTLTAQTIDKGSIKLTSTYSLMNDSAQVEVNYLVRGNGVVGVDFAIKPAFPLPNMPKVGMQGGIERSYESITWYGRGPLENYVDRRYGFDAGVYSKTLTDFMEPYVVPQENGNRTDVRWMYLSNSGTKNGLLVVADSLLSMSAWPYTEANIQSAKHTNKLQDAGYITLNIDLVQMGVGGNDSWSDVAAPLDQYQIKAKPYQYRFYLLPLTKPKEEPGAIARKIKDVHRTSRTQLPDRSTLTGSLK; translated from the coding sequence ATGCTTTATAAGGTAATCGCTTTTTGTCTGCTTATTCCGGTCATTGGCAATGCCCAGTTAGTTGACAAGACTCCGGCGGCTATACCCAACCAACCGCGTATCTATCAGACTGAGCCATATGAAGATCCACTGGTTAGTGGTATCAATCGCGATGCCTCGCGGGCCACAGCTTATTCATTTGCTACGGTAAACGATGCGCTCAGCGTCAACCGGGATAAAACATCCCGATACCTCTCCCTGAACGGTGAATGGGATTTTGCATTTTCGCTAAAACCCGCCGATGCTCCATCTGATTTTTATACAAAACGGGTTAGTGGCTGGAAGAAAATTCCGGTGCCGTCGAGTTGGGAAATGCAGGGATATGATAAACCCATTTATAAAAGCGCCGTATATCCGTTTCGGCCCGTCAACCCGCCACACGTACCGCAGGATTACAACGGCGTAGGCTGTTACCAGCGCACCTTTACGGTCCCCGCCGATTGGAGCAACATGAATGTTACGCTTCATTTCGGGGGTGTCAGTTCGGCTTATAAGGTGTGGCTGAACGGGAAGTTCGTCGGCTATGCTGAAGATAGCTTTCTGTCGTCTGAATTTAATATCACCCCCTATTTACAGAAAGGCGAGAACGTGTTGTCGGTCTGGGTCATTCGCTGGAGCGACGGTTCGTTTCTGGAAGATCAGGATCAATGGCGCATGAGTGGTATTCACCGGGAAGTCATGCTGATGGCTGAACCTAAACTGCGGATTGCCGACTTCTTTTATCAGACCAAACTAGACGGCGATTACAAAGATGCGTTGCTCAGCATTCGGCCCCGCATCGAGAACCTGACCGGGAACGAAGTGCCTGGTTACCAGCTCAAAGCCCAACTGTACACCAAACAAAACGAACCTGTTTTTGAGAAGCCGCTACAGACTAGTGTTGAGTCGATTATCAATGAAATTTACCCACGGCTCGATAACGCCAAGTTCGGGATTCTGGAAGCCAAACTAAAAAATCCGGCCAAATGGAGCGATGAGGAACCGAACTTATACACGCTGGTTTTATCTCTGGAAGACAGTACCGGAAAACTGCTGGAAGCTAAAAGCTGTAAGCTCGGCTTTCGATCGATCGAGTTCTCCAAAGCCGATAGCAAGCTGTTGATCAATGGGAAAAAGACGTACCTCTACGGGGTCAATCGCCCCGATCATCATCCGACAAAAGGCAAAGCCCTGACTCGGGAGGATCTCCTGCAGGATGTGCTGACCATCAAACGGTTCAACTTCAACTGCATTCGCACCAGCCATTACCCCAGCGACCCTTACCTCTACGATCTCTGCGATGAATTTGGCATTCTGGTCATCGATGAGGCTAATCTCGAAACGCACGGCCTGGGCTCGAAACTCAGCAATGACGCCTTGTGGACAGGCGCGTATCTGGAACGAAGCAGCCGAATGGCATTGCGGGACAAAAACCATCCGTCGATCATTTTCTGGAGTTTAGGTAATGAAGCGGGCCGGGGGCCGAATCACGCGGCTATGGCGGCCTGGATTCATGATTTTGATATCACTCGCCCCGTTCATTACGAACCGGCAATGGGAAGCCCGGCTATGGCCGGCTATATGGATAACAAAGATCCACGTTATCTGAAACCAAATGACCATTCTCACCGTATTCAAAATCCGCAGGATCAGTATTATGTGGATATGGTAAGTCGGATGTATCCGGCAATGTACACGCCCGAATTATTAGCCAATCAGGCTAATGGCGATACCCGACCGATTTTCTTTTGTGAGTACGCCCACGCAATGGGTAACTCCGTCGGAAACATCAGGGAGTTCTGGGATTTATTCCGCCAGACGAAACGCATTATTGGCGGCTGTATCTGGGAGTTCAAAGATCAGGGATTGTTGAAAAAAGATGAGCAGGGAATGCCCTTTTTTGCCTATGGTGGCGACTTCGGAGAGAAATATTTCGACAACTTCACCATTAAGGGCGTTGTAGCAGCCGATGGTCGTCCTAAAGCGGCCATGTACGAATGCAAACGCGTTTTTCAGGGTATCGAATCCGAATGGCAGGATGCGCAAAAGGGGTTGATGCACATCACGAATCGTCATGCGGTGAAAAATGCCAGCGCCTATTCAGGCCAGATCAGTATTCGCGAAGATGGTCGTGTTATCGTAACGCAGCCACTGCCCATTCTGAATCTGGCTGCGGGTCACGACACGGTTATCAATATTTCGGCCTTCTTGCCGAAGCAGAAAAACGGTTCCGAATACCTGGCTGATATTCAGTTTTCGCTGGCGGCTGATGAGTCCTGGGCTGTGAAAGGATTTGACGTTGCCTCAAACCAGTTGCCAATTCCTCAAACGAGTACAGAACCCACCAGAAAACCATCGGGGGCAGTTGTTTCGCTGAGCGAAGATGGGAAAATTTATACCGTAAAAGGAGACGGTTTCGCCGTTGAAATCAATAAAATAAACGGTGCCTTAACGTCTTATAAAGTCGCCGGGAAAGAACAGATTTTTTCGCCGTTATTGCCCCATTTCTCGCGCCCATTGACCGATAATGACAAACGCGGCTGGAAGCCCCAGCGGAAGCTGAAACCGTGGTATGATCCTCAGTTGACGCTAAAAACACTCACCGCGCAGACAATCGACAAGGGCTCGATTAAGCTGACCAGTACGTACTCGCTCATGAACGACAGCGCCCAAGTTGAGGTCAATTATCTGGTTCGGGGCAATGGTGTCGTTGGCGTTGATTTTGCGATAAAACCAGCGTTCCCACTACCGAATATGCCTAAAGTCGGCATGCAGGGGGGCATCGAACGGAGCTATGAATCCATTACGTGGTATGGGCGTGGGCCGCTGGAAAATTATGTGGACCGGCGGTATGGTTTTGATGCGGGTGTTTATTCGAAAACGCTGACTGACTTTATGGAACCCTATGTTGTACCTCAGGAAAATGGGAACCGAACCGACGTAAGGTGGATGTATTTGAGTAATTCAGGCACTAAAAATGGCTTACTGGTAGTAGCGGATAGTTTGCTGAGCATGAGTGCGTGGCCATACACAGAAGCTAACATTCAGTCGGCGAAGCATACCAACAAACTACAGGATGCCGGTTATATTACTCTGAATATCGATTTGGTGCAGATGGGGGTAGGCGGTAATGACAGCTGGAGCGATGTGGCTGCCCCACTCGATCAGTATCAGATCAAGGCAAAACCATATCAGTATCGTTTTTACCTGTTACCGCTCACGAAGCCGAAAGAAGAACCGGGAGCAATAGCAAGGAAGATCAAAGACGTTCATAGAACATCCAGGACACAACTTCCTGATCGTTCTACACTAACAGGAAGTTTGAAATAA
- a CDS encoding aceric acid hydrolase, protein MNLKRKFLINAFVGLTALTVSLTVCAQPKGLVNTSQSKFARLQGVNMSDVTWTTGFWADRFKVCRDSMVPHLWQTYTDPNLSHSFENFKVAAGLSAGNFKGPSFHDGDFYKTLESLAGMYALTRDKKLDAMMDEAIAVIGKAQTPDGYIYTKAIIQQKKTGEKKMFDDKLSFEAYNFGHLMTAACVHYRATGKTSLLDIAKKATNFLIGFYNNASPEQARNAICPSHYMGVIEMYRTTRDPAYLALAQKLIDIRGLSEGTDDNSDRVPFRKMTKVIGHAVRANYLFAGAADVFAETGDSTLLSTLDLMWDDVVNHKMYVTGGCGALYDGVSPEGTSYKPDTVQKIHQAYGKAYQLPNHSAHNETCANIGNLLWNYRMLQITGNAKYADVMELALYNSILSGISLDGNKFFYTNPLSASDDYPYHMRWMGGRQKYIRLSNCCPPNTVRTLAEVSNYAYSVSDKGLWLNIFGANQLTTTLEDGSPIRLTQETAYPWDGAIKLSLEQVPAKSFSLFVRIPGWCQGATIKINGSPASTMIKSGDYAELNRSWKAGDKVEINLPMPVKLIEANPLVEETRNQVAVKRGPVVYCLESVDNQNKKITGLALSTRNKLKPTRIVIENSEVMALEGEAQQVENGAWSNQLYREVSDKTPASTNVRLIPYYAWSNRGRSEMSVWIPLIR, encoded by the coding sequence ATGAACCTGAAAAGAAAATTTCTGATAAACGCATTCGTGGGGCTGACCGCACTGACCGTCAGCCTGACCGTCTGTGCTCAACCCAAGGGATTGGTGAATACATCGCAGAGTAAGTTTGCCCGGTTGCAGGGGGTAAACATGAGCGATGTGACCTGGACAACGGGCTTCTGGGCGGATCGTTTTAAGGTGTGTCGCGACTCGATGGTGCCGCATCTGTGGCAAACCTATACCGACCCGAACCTTAGCCATTCGTTCGAGAACTTTAAAGTAGCGGCTGGCCTTAGCGCGGGCAACTTTAAAGGACCGTCGTTTCACGATGGCGATTTTTATAAAACACTGGAATCGCTGGCGGGCATGTATGCCCTGACCCGAGACAAAAAACTCGATGCGATGATGGACGAGGCCATTGCCGTTATCGGTAAGGCACAAACGCCCGATGGCTACATTTATACCAAAGCCATTATCCAGCAAAAGAAAACGGGTGAGAAAAAGATGTTCGATGATAAGCTCAGTTTCGAAGCCTATAATTTCGGCCATCTGATGACAGCCGCCTGTGTTCACTACCGGGCAACGGGAAAGACGTCATTGCTGGATATCGCAAAGAAGGCAACGAATTTCCTGATTGGCTTTTACAACAATGCAAGCCCCGAGCAGGCTCGGAACGCGATTTGTCCGTCACACTACATGGGCGTTATTGAAATGTATCGCACCACCCGCGATCCCGCTTATCTGGCGCTGGCTCAAAAGCTGATCGATATTCGCGGACTTTCGGAAGGTACTGACGATAATTCCGACCGGGTGCCATTCCGTAAAATGACAAAAGTGATCGGTCACGCAGTACGGGCGAATTACCTGTTTGCGGGCGCTGCCGATGTGTTTGCCGAAACAGGTGATAGTACGCTGCTGTCTACACTCGATCTGATGTGGGACGATGTGGTCAATCACAAAATGTACGTGACGGGCGGATGCGGTGCTTTGTACGATGGCGTTTCGCCGGAAGGCACTTCGTATAAACCCGATACCGTGCAGAAAATTCACCAGGCTTATGGGAAAGCGTATCAGTTGCCGAACCACTCGGCCCATAATGAAACCTGCGCCAACATTGGTAATCTGCTCTGGAATTACCGGATGCTACAAATTACCGGCAATGCCAAATATGCTGATGTGATGGAATTGGCGCTCTACAACAGCATTTTGTCGGGCATAAGCCTGGATGGGAACAAGTTCTTTTATACCAACCCACTAAGTGCATCAGACGATTATCCGTACCATATGCGCTGGATGGGAGGGCGGCAGAAATACATCCGATTGTCGAACTGTTGTCCGCCCAACACCGTGCGTACCCTTGCCGAAGTGAGCAACTATGCCTACAGCGTGTCGGACAAGGGGCTATGGCTGAATATATTCGGTGCTAACCAGTTGACAACTACCCTTGAAGATGGCTCACCCATTCGGTTGACGCAGGAAACGGCTTACCCCTGGGATGGAGCCATCAAACTCAGTCTGGAGCAAGTACCCGCTAAATCGTTTTCGCTGTTTGTCCGGATACCGGGCTGGTGTCAGGGCGCAACAATAAAAATAAATGGTTCTCCGGCATCGACAATGATCAAATCGGGCGACTATGCTGAGCTAAACCGGAGCTGGAAGGCGGGCGATAAGGTAGAAATCAACCTGCCGATGCCGGTAAAACTGATTGAAGCGAATCCGCTGGTCGAGGAGACCCGCAATCAGGTGGCGGTTAAACGGGGCCCGGTTGTGTATTGCCTGGAATCGGTTGACAATCAGAATAAAAAGATAACCGGACTCGCTTTGTCGACCAGAAATAAGTTGAAGCCAACCCGCATCGTTATCGAAAATAGTGAGGTGATGGCACTGGAAGGCGAAGCCCAGCAGGTCGAAAATGGAGCCTGGTCGAACCAGCTTTACCGCGAAGTATCGGACAAAACACCGGCTTCAACGAACGTCCGGCTGATTCCATATTATGCCTGGAGCAACCGGGGCCGTTCCGAAATGTCGGTCTGGATTCCGTTGATTCGGTAG